In Nocardia sp. NBC_00403, one DNA window encodes the following:
- a CDS encoding MlaE family ABC transporter permease: MKGGPTAARIARKNVTDTTLSSLRTFGRVVDLGLESTRGAASDIIARRFQWPEMLRQAWYLVTVTAIPAVLMAVPFGVVVSVQVGNLIHQLGADSLIGAAGGLGVIQQGAPIATGLLLGGAGASAIAADLGARTVREEIDALRTMGINPVHRLVIPRVSAMLLVAPLLNILIIFVGIVAGYAVAIGAQNVTPGSYWATFGSFTVLTDVWISLLKSMLFGFIVVIVACQRGLEASGGPRGVADGVNAAVVLSVASIIVVNLVITQVVGMFLPLRVA; the protein is encoded by the coding sequence ATGAAGGGCGGGCCGACGGCGGCACGGATCGCGCGTAAGAACGTCACCGACACGACACTGTCGAGTCTGCGGACGTTCGGGCGGGTGGTCGACCTGGGACTGGAGTCGACGCGGGGCGCGGCCTCCGACATCATCGCGCGGCGATTCCAGTGGCCCGAAATGCTGCGTCAGGCTTGGTATCTGGTCACCGTGACCGCGATCCCCGCCGTGCTGATGGCGGTGCCGTTCGGTGTCGTGGTTTCCGTGCAGGTAGGCAATCTGATCCATCAGTTGGGCGCCGACTCGCTGATCGGCGCGGCGGGTGGCCTCGGGGTGATCCAGCAGGGTGCCCCGATCGCAACGGGCCTGTTGCTCGGCGGCGCGGGTGCTTCGGCGATTGCCGCCGATCTCGGCGCGCGTACGGTCCGCGAGGAGATCGATGCGTTGCGGACAATGGGCATCAATCCCGTACACCGACTGGTGATTCCGCGTGTCTCGGCGATGCTGCTCGTCGCGCCGCTGCTGAACATCCTGATCATCTTCGTCGGCATCGTCGCCGGTTACGCGGTCGCGATCGGCGCGCAGAACGTCACCCCTGGCAGCTACTGGGCGACCTTCGGCTCCTTCACGGTGCTCACCGACGTGTGGATTTCGCTGCTGAAGTCGATGCTGTTCGGGTTCATCGTCGTCATCGTCGCCTGCCAACGCGGTCTCGAGGCCAGCGGCGGACCGCGCGGCGTCGCCGACGGCGTCAATGCGGCCGTCGTGCTGTCGGTGGCATCGATCATCGTGGTGAACTTGGTGATCACCCAGGTCGTCGGGATGTTCCTGCCGCTGCGGGTGGCATAA
- a CDS encoding ABC transporter permease, whose translation MTATPYVPRGFRSVSRLVRNHGRVLTPLESAGFALGFVLQALAAIPLTLRRYRAETMRTITDMTWGRGSVVVGGGTVPMLVVLGIAMGAGVGIQSFTTLDLIGLGPATGVVSAFANTRELAPIAAAVGFAAQAGCRMTAEIGSMRIAEEIDAIESLGLRSIPFVVTTRVIAGAMAIVPTFLIALILSYLACDTVVVLLHGQAGGVYDHYFFQFTSGYDVLAAVIKILVFGIAVILIHCYYGFFASGGPEGVGIASGRAVRASFVAIIALDMLLTLLLWGVNSSIEFPG comes from the coding sequence ATGACTGCTACTCCCTACGTACCCAGGGGCTTTCGCTCGGTCAGCCGCCTCGTGCGCAACCACGGCCGGGTGTTGACGCCGTTGGAAAGTGCCGGGTTCGCGCTCGGCTTCGTATTGCAGGCGCTGGCTGCGATTCCGCTGACGCTACGCCGCTATCGCGCCGAGACCATGCGCACCATCACCGATATGACGTGGGGCCGCGGCTCGGTCGTCGTCGGTGGCGGCACGGTGCCCATGCTGGTGGTGCTCGGTATCGCGATGGGCGCCGGGGTCGGCATCCAGTCGTTCACCACGCTCGATCTGATCGGCCTCGGCCCGGCCACCGGTGTGGTGTCCGCGTTCGCGAATACCCGTGAGCTGGCGCCGATTGCGGCCGCGGTCGGGTTCGCGGCCCAAGCCGGCTGCCGGATGACAGCCGAGATCGGGTCTATGCGGATCGCCGAGGAGATCGATGCGATCGAATCCCTTGGACTGCGCTCGATTCCGTTTGTGGTGACCACCCGGGTCATCGCAGGCGCGATGGCGATCGTGCCGACGTTCCTCATCGCCCTGATTCTGAGCTACCTGGCCTGCGACACTGTGGTGGTATTGCTGCACGGCCAGGCGGGCGGGGTCTACGACCACTATTTCTTCCAGTTCACCAGCGGCTACGACGTGCTCGCCGCGGTGATCAAGATCCTGGTGTTCGGCATCGCGGTCATCCTGATCCATTGCTACTACGGGTTTTTTGCCTCCGGCGGCCCGGAAGGCGTCGGTATCGCCTCAGGCCGGGCAGTGCGCGCGAGCTTCGTCGCGATCATCGCGCTGGATATGTTGCTGACCCTGCTGCTGTGGGGCGTCAACTCCTCGATCGAATTCCCGGGGTGA
- a CDS encoding TetR/AcrR family transcriptional regulator produces the protein MTTRREGILDAARGLIVRAGYASASMHAVARAAGVTRPALYAEFGDRDELFAALLAREEERVLAMAAAATPELAEDADLSTIDVAVLGTDAVDIFLDQVLAAPETWQFVLMPGDGLPPAMHERVTQARNAIRARSELLFAVIAALADRELDTEMMSHASISVSETAARIIVSEDGRDKRAALSKTMRWMARRMVAGTGIEKG, from the coding sequence ATGACAACCCGACGCGAGGGCATCCTCGACGCGGCACGGGGACTCATCGTGCGGGCGGGGTACGCGAGCGCGAGCATGCATGCCGTCGCGCGTGCGGCAGGCGTCACCCGGCCCGCCCTCTATGCCGAGTTCGGTGACCGCGACGAGTTGTTCGCGGCGCTGTTGGCTCGTGAGGAGGAACGGGTGCTGGCCATGGCGGCCGCCGCGACACCCGAACTTGCCGAAGACGCCGATCTGTCGACTATCGACGTGGCAGTCCTCGGAACGGACGCCGTCGATATCTTTCTCGATCAGGTGCTCGCCGCACCGGAAACCTGGCAGTTCGTCCTGATGCCGGGCGACGGTCTGCCGCCCGCGATGCACGAGCGGGTCACGCAGGCGCGCAATGCGATTCGGGCTCGCAGCGAGTTGCTGTTCGCCGTGATCGCGGCACTGGCCGATCGGGAACTCGACACCGAGATGATGAGTCATGCCTCCATCAGTGTGAGTGAGACGGCGGCTCGGATCATCGTGTCCGAGGACGGACGCGACAAGCGTGCGGCGTTGTCCAAGACCATGCGCTGGATGGCACGCCGGATGGTCGCTGGCACCGGAATCGAGAAGGGATAG
- a CDS encoding TetR/AcrR family transcriptional regulator, protein MAQVKRAVGPPARRRYAKRLQPADRREQLLDVALNIVAENGFADVSVAAVAERGGVTRPVVYDSFGSRDELLADLVERETTRMREAVVRAMSEVDGSIRSGADPRDVLAAALVRFLAEVRAMPETWRLVYFPLSGVPSTLRERVVQAHDQPRGPLHRVLGAWLTGRPDADEVDLDVLVQLIQGLIQTAARLVLDEPDRFDVDRILAQFDLVLFQES, encoded by the coding sequence GTGGCACAAGTGAAGCGGGCGGTCGGCCCGCCGGCCCGCCGGCGCTACGCCAAGCGCCTGCAACCCGCGGATCGACGTGAACAGCTGCTCGACGTCGCGCTGAATATCGTTGCCGAGAACGGATTCGCCGATGTCAGTGTCGCGGCAGTGGCGGAGCGAGGTGGGGTGACCCGGCCGGTGGTGTACGACTCGTTCGGTAGCCGCGACGAACTACTCGCCGATCTCGTCGAGCGGGAGACCACCCGGATGCGGGAGGCTGTCGTGCGGGCGATGTCGGAGGTCGACGGTTCGATCAGGTCGGGCGCCGACCCCCGGGATGTGCTGGCGGCAGCGCTCGTTCGATTCCTGGCCGAGGTGCGGGCCATGCCGGAGACCTGGCGGCTGGTCTACTTCCCTCTCAGCGGCGTGCCCTCGACCCTGCGGGAACGCGTCGTGCAGGCGCACGACCAACCGCGGGGCCCGCTGCATCGAGTGCTCGGCGCCTGGCTGACCGGCCGGCCGGACGCCGACGAGGTCGACCTCGATGTGCTGGTGCAGCTGATCCAAGGATTGATCCAGACCGCTGCGCGGCTTGTTCTCGACGAACCCGACCGGTTCGACGTCGACCGGATTCTCGCGCAGTTCGATTTGGTGCTCTTTCAGGAGTCCTGA